Genomic DNA from Luteolibacter arcticus:
TCGGAGATCACCCCATCCGTTTCGTCGCCTAGTATTTCGTGCGCCGCTTTCACCAGCTCCTTCATCGGCGCATGCACCCGGCCGCGCGGCGTAATCCCGAGCATCTCGGCGATCTCTTCGATGCGCTCGATGTGACGCTTGGTCTCTCGAGCCTCCCGGCGGAAATGTTCGGCCAGCTTTGACCGCGACGAGCTGCGGATCATCGCCGGCAATGCCAGTAGCCACTGCCGCTGAGCGCTGAACAGCTCCTTCAGCTCCGCCGCCAGAACGTCGTCGAACGTCTTCATCCCACCCCGTATCCCGCAATCGATGTGCCACCCGCTCCAGATTGATCGTCAAAGGGCCGTCTCTCAGAGGGATTGCACCTTCCCTCCGGACAATTGCATGACGCACGCTCAAAAACCCCTTCACGCTACCGGCTCTTTTTCTCGGGAAAGTAGGCGGAGGAGTAGGCAAGGGCTGCACTCAGCCGCAGCCCCTGGTCATTGATAAAGCCCTGCGCCGACGCCTTGAGCAGCTTATCCGATGCCGGGTCCCGTTGATGGTTCCTCTGCCATCGCCTTGGTAAATCATGATCCACCTGAAATCTCTCGCACAAGCGACACCGGCAAGTGCTGCGGCTCGATCGACTTCCAGCTCGCCGGTTCCTTGACAGGTTCGCGGATGGTGAAGCCACGCGGACCCATCTCGGCCAGTTCATCCCATTCGACCGGCATCGAGATCGGGGCACCGGGACGGGCACGCAGCGCCCACGGCGCGATACACGTCGCCCCGCGGCCATTGCGCAACCAGTCGATGTAGATCTTCCCGGAGCGCTTGCTTTTGGACGAGGTGATGATGAAGCGCTGTGGATTTTTTTCCGCCACCTTGGCAGCCACCGCCTTGGTGAAAGGCTTCATGAAATCCCAGCCGTGCTGACGCTTGATGTGCATCACCACGTGGATCCCCTTTCCCCCGGAACTCTTCACGCGCGTCTCCAGCCCGTAGTCCGCCAGGCAGTCACGCAGCAGGAACGCCGCACCCAGGGTTTCTTTCCACGGCACCTTCTCGTCCGGGTCCAAGTCCCATACCAGCACGTCGGGCTTGTCCACCAGCGGCAAGCGACTCCCCCACGGGTGCAGTTCGATCACGCCAAACTGCGCCAGCGAGATCAACCCGGCCACATCGTGGATGAAGAGGATCTCGGTGCCGTCATCCAGAGTCTTCACCTTCACGTGCTCCGGCACGTGACTCTTGAAGCTCTTCTGAAAGAATTTCTCGCCCGCAATCCCCTCCGGCGTGCGCAGCAGCGCCAGCGGCCGGTCAGCCACATGGGGAAGCATCAGCTCACCGACCCGCTCGTAGTAGCGAGCGACCTCCAGCTTGGTCACGCCGTCATCCGGGTAAACCACTCGGTCGGAATTGCTGATTTCGACACCCGCCACGACAGACCCGCGTCCACCTGTCGCCTCCACCGGATCGACATGCACCTCCGACGCCGGCTTGTCCTCGCGCAAGGACACGAAGCTACCTTGGCGGATGGCGCCATCCCTTGTCAGTTCGGCGAAATCCACTTCCGCCACCAGACGAGGTTCAACCCACGTCACCCCACGTTCAGAGGCGGGAAAAGGAGCCCGGCTGGTGGCCAGTGGCTTCATCTGTTTCAAAAGACGATGGCGGCTCTGGTCGGTGAAACCCGTGCCCACCTTGCCGCGCGGCACCATCCGGCCGTTCTCAACCGACCCTAACAGAAGAGCCCCGAACGCCGGACAACTCCCTTTCGGTTCCGTGAAGCCACAGATGATGAACTCCTGCCGCGGCCGGCACTTCGATTTCGTCCAGTCGCGCCGGGATTCGGGCTGATACGTGCCATGCGATCGCTTGCTGATGATGCCTTCGAGGCCGAGCTTGCAACTCTGCTGGAACAGTTCCACCCCTTCGCCAGACGGCCACGTTTTTGATCGCCGCACGGGGCCGGTCTCCTTGGGCACGAGTTTCGCCAGGTGCTCCAGCCGCTTGGATAGAGTTAGGCCCCGAAGATTGCGGCCATCGAGGTGAAGAAGATCGAAAGCCACGAAGTCGATGCCCTTGCCCGACTTCAGAGCCTCCTGCAAGGCGCCGAAGCTCGACCGGCCCTTGCTGTCGAACACCACCGCTTCGCCATCGAGCACGAAGTCCCCGCCCTTGAGCGCTTCCAGTCGCTTCGCCAGCTCCGCGAACCGTGCCGTCCAATCCAATTGATTGCGGGTGAACAGTCGCACCTCCCCTTTCTTCCGCACGGCGATCAAACGATACCCGTCGTACTTCAGCTCGTGAAGCCACTCCTTGCCCTCCGGAACCGTCGTCACCGGACGTGCGAGCTGCGGCGGCACGAAGGCAGCGACCTCACTCTCCGGCTCGGCTTCCAAGGCCTCCGGATGCGTTGCGGGATCGAGCTTCCGGAGCAACCAGTTCGGTTCCTCGCTCATTCGCGCTAACAGATACGGCCCGCTCAACCGCTGGCCGTGCAGCGCGAACTTCATTTTCCCCTTCGCGAAATCCTTCCGCCAATTCTTTTCCAGTGGTTCCCAAGTGCCCTTGTCCCAGATCGCCACGTTGCCCGCGCCATAGTTGCCCTCGGGGATCGTCCCCTCGAATCCGCCATATTCCAGCGGGTGATCTTCCACGTGCACAGCCAGACGCTTTGAAGAAAGCTCCTCCGGAATCCCCTTGGGCACCGCCCAGCTCACGAGCACGCCATCAATCTCCAACCGGAAGTCGAAATGGTGCGACCGCGCGTGATGCTCCTGCACGACGAAGCTGTTCCCTGCTTGCCGGGCCTTCTTCCCGCCCGGTTCGGGAGTTTGGCGGAAGTTCCGCTTCTCCCGGTACTTTTTGAGGGCGGCGCCCCGCTTGGTGGATTTGGCAATGGCCATGAGACCGCTTTCGCACATCCCGTTCCAAAGAATCCGTCATGCCGACTTGGCCTTCTTGCGTGCGGTTTTCTTGGCTGCTTTCTTCGCGGCCTTCTTGGCAGCGGGCTTTGCCTTCGCGGTCTTGCTAGGAGTCGTCGCCGGCTTCTTGCCCAAGCTGCGTTCCAGATAATCCGCGAGGTCCACCACCTTCCCACGAGCAGGTTCTTTCTCACCGGCGTCGCTTTGCTTCACATCCTCGACGGTCTCGCCCGTCTCAATCTTCTTCTCAATGAAGGTCATCAATGCATCGCGATACTCATCATGGTAGTCCTTGGGATCCCACTTCGCCGCCATGTCGTGAATGAGACGCAGGGCCAGATCCATCTCCCGCTTGCCGACATCGGCTTCCTCGGAGGAGGGCAAGTCGAGCTTCGACACGGCCCGGATCTCTTGCGGGAATCTCAGCAGCATGAGCACCAGCGCATCCTCCCGGACGAACATGGCCGACAGGTACTCGCGCGTACGGATGACGACCCGCGAGATGCCGGCCTTGCCCGTCTTCCGCAAGGCCTCGCGCAGTAGCACATACGCCTTCCGTCCGCGCTTTTCAGGCTCCAGGTAGTAGGGCTTGTCGAAAAGCAGCGGATCGATGTCATTCAAATCCACAAAATCGCTGATACCAATCGTCTTGGTCAGCTTCGGCTGCACGGCTTCCAGGTCTTGGTCGGACAGAAGGATGAACTGGCCCTCCTCATACTCGTAGCCGCGCACCATGCGGTCCCACGGCACCTCCTCGCCGGAGTCGGCATTCACGCGTTCATAGCGAATGCGCGCGTGATTCTTGCTGTCGACCATATGAAGCTGGACGTCTGGCTTCACTTCGGCCGCGGTGAGTGAGACCGGAATGTTTACCAGCCCGAACTCGATGGCTCCTTTCCAGATTGAACGTGGCATGACTTCTCTTTCGCAGACGCCGTGCCCGCTTTGCTGAAGCGGCGCGATGCCCCTCCACCCATGCAATTTGCCGTGCGGAGAGGCGCATCGTGCCACTTCGCCAACGTCGAGGGTTCAGTGGCGCTCCATCTGAACAGGCTGCAACCATCGCCCCCACGCAGGATGGCGGCGCTCACCTAGCATTGGCCCGCTGCCTGCGGAAAGGGTGGTGCTATGAGAGCTCAAAATTTTCCACAAACCGATCGACCGGAGAGGAATGCCGAAGAAGCGCCTGCCACGGAAACCCGCGACGCGTCCACCCGGCACGCCCACTGGGACGAACTCCACGCTTCGGGTAATGGCACCCGCCATTTTCTGACGAATCTCCGCCGAGGAATCTCGCGGCGACCGTGGACCGACATGGCGGTCGCTGCGGCGGCCGGATTTGCAGCCGGATGGTTGTTGTCGAGTCGCCACCGGTCTCACGCGTTGCGCGACCTTTTCATCGGCTCGCTGCTGCCGGCCGCATCCAAGAAGGCTCATCACGCCTACGACGCGGTGAGGGGTAACGATACAATCCGCGAGCTGGGCCACCAGTTCGATAAACTCAAATCCCGCTGGTAACCATGCAACCTTCCGACTCCCCAACCGGGCCAGTGACCTCCACAGCCCTCGCAGCCCTCGACCGACAAGCCAGGCGAGGTGCCGAATACATCGCCCGTCATCCTGCCGCAGGCATCGCCGCCTGTTTTGGAGCGGGCTATCTGGCAGGCAAGCTGCCCATCTTGCGCTTCCTCGCCGGGACCGTCCGCGTGGCGATCCCGCTGGCTCCGCCCTTGCTGGCCGTATTAGGTGCCGCCCGCGTCTGGGATCTTGTGGCACCGCCTGACGGATCGGTTGCCCCCCCTCCACGGGAGGAGGGCGAGGCGCTGAACCAACTCTTGGCGATGGCCTTGGCCAGCCGCGAAAGCTACGGGAGGGCCGCCCCGCGCTTCGATGGGGAGGATCGCCGCTTGGTCGAACATCTCCGGGCCGTTCACGACGACGCCGTGCGCCTTCTTAAAAAGGCGGTCCAAGACGCAGGGGTCTTCCCTCTGCTCGGAAATTCCCCTTGGGATGGCCTGGTCGATCAGCTTGCTCATGTATCAAGCGGACGCTTGGCTGATTCCCCGCTCTTCTCACTGATGCTATCCGCGGAAGAGTCTGCCGTCCGGACCTTCGAAGCTGCGTTGCTCGACCCTTCATTTGACGAAGAGAAGAAGACCCTGCTCCGGCGGCATCTCCTCCCGCGAGCCCAAGAGAACGTGAACAGCCTGCTTCGGCAGCGTACACAGGAGTTACCCCAGCTCGCCACGGTCACGCCTTGAACCCATCAGAGCTTATGAAAGCCAACCAAACTCTCGGAGCCAGCGGCTTTGCGATTCTTGCCCTTCTGGCTCCTTTCCTCAACGCCCAGGAATCCACCTCTCCGCTCTCGGCGCACTCGTCATCGGCGGAGATGAAAAAGCTCGTCGCTATCATTCGGCCCATCGGCAACAGCAATGTCCGGGGCAGCGTCGTCTTCGACAAGGTCGACGACGGCATCCTGATCAACGCCAAGATCGGCGGCCTGACGCCGAATGCGCATCACGCGATCCACATCCACGAGTTTGGCGATCTGGGCAGCGAGGACGCCTCCAGCGCCGGGGATCATTTCAATCCCGGAGATCATTCCCACGCCATTCCCGACGAAAGCGAGCGCCACGCCGGCGACTTGGGCAACCTGCAGGCGGACGGCGACGGGAATGCCGTGCTGACCTTGGTGGTAAATAATATCACCTTGGATGCAGGCAAACGCGGGATCATCGGCCGCGCCGTCATCGTTCACGCCAAAGCCGACGATGGAGGCCAACCCTCCGGGAATGCCGGCGATCGGATCGCCGCCGGTGTGATTGGAATTTCCAAGGATGCCAGACCCGAACCGGCTCCACCAACTCCCAAGCCCCCTGGCGAAGGCAAGCCCGCGGAACCGGAACAAAAGGAGACTCGTCCCACGACACCCGACACCGACGTGTCGGTGGACGAGTAACATCGTCGCAAGAAGAACCCATCGCCAGTTCACCTCAGGCTGCCGCGCGTAGCCAACACCCACAGACCAATGACAATATGACAACCACTCTTCACTCCGAGGTATACATGCGGGACGGCCGCGGCGGGTTTCTTCTCAGGGAAGGCGCAGAGGTTTTGAACGATTGGGGCGACGGCTGCCTCATCCGTTCGGACGAACTGGTTTCCACCGAGCCCGCCGATACCTGCTTCGTCGCAGAGGGTGATGCACTCGTTGCGCTTCGCTTTCCGCAGCTGCCGGTCGGCGTGGGCCCCTTCGAATATCTTGCGGAAAAGGACTACTCTGATATCCGCATCACCTCGATTTTCTGAGCAATTGGCAGGGAGCCAACGCCGGGATCGGCTCCGTCAACTTCCGGTTCGCGTGTATTTCTTCTTTAGGAAAAAGCCTGCGGCCAGCAGCACCGCCGACATCCCCACCAGGGCGTAGATTACCCAAGGCTTGAGGGTGTTGACCGCACTGCCCGCGCCGATCGGGATCACGCAGAAGAAAATGTAGATCGGCGCACCGACCCACAGGTAGATGCGGAATGGGACGTCAGTGAGAGCCAACAAGTAGAGCTTGGGCGCATAAGGTGGGCCATGAACGGCCGCGAAGAGCGCGGTGAACCACGCTTGATGCTTCGGGTCGATTGCCGGAATCCCGTGGCCGGCGCGACCAAGACGGTTCCTCAGCCGCTCGCGAAACAAGCCATGGGTGAGCCGGAAGGCCACGACATGATGGAAGAGGATAGCTCCCGCGGCGACGGCCATGCCCCCTCCAAAGCCAAAGCGAATGCCCGCCACTACCAGCATCGGAGTGATGGGAAAGCCGATCAATGGCAGCATGAAGAAGGCGAGGACAAACAGAGGCAGCGAGAGCCCCTCGGCAAAGGCAACAATGGATTCGCGATTCAAGTGGTCGCGGTAGCTCCACAAGGCGATGCCAGCGGCAACTAGCAGGAGGATCGAGACCACCAGCTTCTTATGCTGTCGCAGCCGGGTGGTCAGAGTCATCGGAGCGTGAGTTCCGCGCATAGCGGCAGATGATCGGAGGCGATCCTGGCCACCGGTGAAAACGGCTGGTCCACCCCCTCCACCGTGAAGTGTTCGCTGACGAACACATGGTCGATCCGGAGCAGCGGACAGGCCGAGGAGAAGGTAGGAATCGGGACGTGACCGGGCACCGCCAACTGGACGTCGCGGAACCGCTGGCGCAGCCGCTGAAGGGCCCGTGAACGAGGTCCCGAATTAAAGTCGCCAGCCACCACTACCGGCTCGTCGGCTGGAACAGTGCCCAGCCACCGTTCGCCTAACAGCTCATCGGCTTGTCGCACGCGTTCGGCGCGCCCCAGCCCGAAGTGGGTGTTGACGAAGTGAAACGGCTTGCCGCCTTCCGGCTCGACCTTTACCCAAATGGCACCCCTCGCCTCGCGGAACAGTCGCGGGTCCGCTTCGGTGAGATAGTCCGCCCGAATCGTCGTGAAGGGATGGCGGGAAAAGAGCGCGATTCCATAGCGCTCGCGCTGCTCCTCGAACATCGCGTGAAACACATGGGTCATGCGCAGATGATCGGCGATGAGCTGCGCCTGGTCGTAGCCGCGGCTGCGCAGTCGATGACAGTCCACCTCCTGCACTGCGATGATGTCAGGATCGAAGTGATTGATGACCCGCGCGACGCGCTCCGGCCGGACCTTTCCATCGAGGCCGACGCAACTGTGGATGTTGTAGGTCATCACGCGAAGGGGCAGCTCACGATCACGTTGCAAGCGTTCCGCCACGCGCTCCTCGCGGGTGCCGTCCCGCCCCAAGAAGTGTAGCCCGATTTTGCGCAGGTCCTCGCCGCGCACCCGGGTGCCCGTGGCCGGTAACCGCGCATGATGCCAGCGCCGGATCCGGTCGGGCACCAGCAGGAAGCCGCGGGTTTCTTCGGACCCGGGACCACAGTGCGCCCCGTTCTCCATCGGGAAGCTGAGAGGCTCTCCTTCGGGATCCCAGCCGGAGATGAGGAGGTTTCCGGCATTCGGATGGAAGCACAACGCCACGAGATCCTGCGTGACCTCCGCGAGAAACGGATGGGATGCACCCAACACTTCGGCCGCGTGCGTTGGCAGCGACCATTGACCACGGCCATTGAACGCCCGAACGGTGCCGTCTTCCTGAGGCAGCAGCACTAACGGAACGCCCGCCGATTTAACCAATTCTAATGCGTAATTCTCAAGCTCCTCCGAAGCCAAGGGCCGGGGCAGGTAGATGTGCCCAAGCGGCCCCATCGCGGTGACGATGATCTGGGACTCCGGCTGCGGAGTACCGCTGGCGACCGAATCGGACTGCATGCCCATGAGATTCCGGAAGCGCCCCATGGTATCACCTAGCAGTTCGGACCTCCTGCGCATCCACACCTCGGTGCCAGCCATGGGCCCGGTGGAGAACACCTCGGCCACGGCGGAGTGGAGCTCCCGTCCATACTTCCGCTCGTAGGGAATCGTGTGCTCCTGGCCATGGTCGGAGTGGACGATGACCTCGTAGTCGCGATAGGCGGAATGATCACCGGCGCGAAAGATGTCCCGAATCGCTCTGTCGATCCCCTTCAGCGTCCAGTGGGCAAAGGCGGATCGAGGTCCACGACGATGGGATTGCTCGTCATAGCCGAGGAAGTTGCCGTGGATGACGGGAACCCCGCGCTCGATATCCAGCAGAATGCGGAAGCGGATGGCTTCCCGGAGCAAGATGCAGACGACCACGCGGGCAGGCACGAAGATCAATTCGCTGAGGACGTTCTCCCGCTCGTAAAATCCTTTCACCGCGTCGGCCAGGGCGATCGCGAACTCCAGCAAGGCAAGCCCCGCCATGCGCAACAGCTTGGGGAGATAGACAAGGCCAAGCACCAGCCACTTGAGCGGATTGACACGCCGCACCAACTCCGTCGATGCGAGATCCTGGGAACAGTAGCGGGAAAAAGCGGTCCCGGCGCGATAGATGTTTGAGTAGCCACAACCGCCTTCCAAGAGCGGTTGCTCGCCCCGCTCACGGAGCTCCGCTTCGATCGCGGCCGCAGACTCGGCCTCATACATGCGCATCACCTTTCCGGACTCGCGATGAAGAAACTGGAATCCTGGAACAGCGGCACGCACTCCGTAGAAAATCTCGCCTTGTACGGCAGGCGTCGTAGATGGCACACCCGAGTAGAAGCTCTCCAAGGTGAAGTGCCCCCGCCTCATGAGCTTCGAGAGGAATGGCAGGTTTCCCTTCTCGATCGCGTATTCGAATTGGCTGCGGGAAAGTCCGTCGATCTGCAGGATGATCAATCCGGGATGCTCCGCTTCGCCGACAGGAAGCTTCACGCCGAGGAGACGCGAAGCGAGACGGGTGCGGTTCACAACGCGCCGCAGCCAGCGCAGACGGGCGGTGATGCGACTAATCAAGGCGGGCTTCGGTGGCTGGAGTTTCGATCACCGCTGCCGTCACGGCGGAAACCTTGGCAGCCAGCAGTTCCCATTCAATTTCGATGCCGGCCACCAGGCGATCCCACGAACTGTTCTCCGGCGCCTCAGGCCGTCGCTGTGCGGCGACTAGCTCCGTGTAGCACGCGATCATCTGATCGGTGCAGCGGACCGTATCGTAGTCCTTTGCCGAGAGGCGCGCACGACCCGCCATGTTCCGCCGCAATGCCGGGCTGGACACCAACCCGAGCAAAGCCTGGCTGAAGTCCTCGGGGCTCGCATCCGCGGGAAGTAGCGAGCCGTTCTCGCTATCGCGCACGATTTCCCGCACACCAGGCCCTTCCAGGGCGACGACCGGATTGCCGGCAGCCATTGCCTCGGCGAGGACGATGCCTTGGGTCTCGGTCTGCGAGGCGAAGACGAAGCAATCCATGGCCGCATAGGCGTCGCACAGGTCCGAGCCGGTCAGCTTGCCCGGTGCATGGATGCTGTCCTCCAAGCCCGCCTCGGCGAAGCGGGAGAGCATTTCCTCCCGGGCATCGCCATCCCCTACCAGCAGGAAGACCGTGTCCGGACGCTCCTGGAGGCAGGGAATGAGCGCATCCGTGAGGAACCTGAGGTTCTTTTCCGCGGCCAGCCGTCCCACATGCCCGATCACGGTGGTGTTCTTCCGGAACTTGGCCCGCTTCCGGAAGCTGGATCCCACGCCCGTTTCGAAGGCACCGGTATTGATCCCCGTGGCAATGGTCCGCACGGGAGTGGTTACTCCCCGGCCTAACAGCAGGGCGGCGATACTCTCGCTGGGAGCGATCACCGTATCGCACAGGTTGCAGTAGTCGGTGGCAAGCTGGATGGCCATGCGCTTGAGCGCGTCCGAGTCAAGCGGCACGTAGTGGGTGTAGCGCTCGTAAAGGGTATGATGGGTGAAGACCACCGGCACCTTCATCTTCCAACCCTCGCGCAGTGCGGCATCGCCTAACAGGAAAGGATGGTGACTGTGAATGAGATCCGGCTGGAAGTCTTCCATGAAGTCCCGGATGATGTTCGGCATCGGCAAGCGGACGCAGAAGTCGCTGCCGTTGAAATTCTGGATCGCCGGTACCCGCAGCACGTGAGGCGAGGGTTCCGCGCCAGCAAACTCCGGAGCAATCACCCGGACCTCATGGCCGCGGGCGCGACACGCCTCCTCCAATGTCTGCACGGAACGGGCCACCCCGCCGACATGCGGCAGGTAGGTATTGGTGAGCATGGCGATCTTCATATGGACTCCAGGGAAAAGACGCGTTGGCCTCCATTGCCAGCGATCGAGTGATAGCCCGGAACGGCGACGATGACCTGCGGTGGCCGCTCGTGCCATTCGGCTTCAAGCGTGAGCTGCTTCGCCTCCAATCGTACCGAGACAGGGCCCCATGGCGTGAGCGTCGGACCAAAGCTCACGGTACCGCCGAGCCACTCTGGCAAGATACCCGACCCGATCACGAGGTGGTCGTCCTCCTCCCGCACGAAGCAATTGCGGATCATCATCAGCCATTCCGCAGCGGCCCAGCCGTGCTGACCGTCGCCCATGCAGCCGCCATGGGTGATCGGATGAATGGCTTCAGGCCACTGGCCGGTCGGCGAAGCCAACTCGGCAACACGGCGGATCAATCCGATGAATCGCCTATCGCCGGCGCGCAAGAGGGTCTGCGCAAGATCCAGCGTGAGATAGGCATTGATCCCGGAATGGATCATCTCCTGGAAGAAGCCCCCGCCATGGAAGCAGTGGTCTAGCAACCAGTCGAGCGTCGCCATCATGCGTGGTGCCCCGCCCGGGTAAAGTTGCAGCGGATAGTCAGCGACCATCGAGCCGATCGCACCAGCATCCATGCGTCTCGCGGGGGCAGCGGGAATCGCTCCCTTGGCCCGGCGCTCGGGAATCGACTCGATGCTGCGGGTAATGTCTGCGGCGAATTCCGCGGCCAGCTTCTCGGCTTCATCCGCAGCCTCATGCTGGCAATGACGTCGCCATTGCTTCGCCATTTCCTTCAGCCCACCCCATGCCCAGAAGTCATCCCAGTAGTAGTAATCATTCGGCCCGAGGTGCTCGGCGCTGAAGCCGGCGGGTAGCAGACCACGGGTACCAGCGGGATCATCCTTGGTAAGACGCTTCCTCGCCAGCCAGCGTACCGCTTTCCGCAGTGCCCGATCCAAGGCCGGTTCCGGGGGACGGTGGGAAAGCGCGCACTGGCGGGCAGCAATCCACAGCACCTGCCCATTCGAGTCCCACTCCCCTTCCTGCGAAAGGAAGTAACCGGTGGCCGTCTGACGCGCCGCAAACGTGCCGATGATCCGGTCGGCCGCGTCGGACAGTCCGAGTGTGAGCAGCGGGTGGAGCATCAGGCAGGCATCGCGAAACCAGAACCGCCGGTAAGTGTAGGGGCCGGGGACCAACTCGTCCGCGGACAGCAAGAGAACGGTGCGCATCGCCGCGTCGTAGAGGAACTTCATGCGGGCATCGCCGATCTCCAGGGCCGCGGTCCCCTTCAATGCCTGCTGCCACGAGCGGTTGGGCGCAACGGTGCGGCCCAGATCGCGTTCCAACGAAACCGACACACCCAGCTCCCGCGGCTGCCCCGCATGGATCCGGAAAAGCGCGGCAGCGGTCGCCATGCCCGTGCTGCAGGTGATCTCCCGTTGATCGACGTCTCCCGGCAGATTGAGGTAAACATCCCCATCCGCGTAGTGGGCCATCCGCAGTGAAATCGGAGCCTCGCCCAAATCCACGGTCGCCTCGTCATTCACGCGAAAGGCCTTACCGGACGAGTCAAGGGCGATGCGTTGGATGAACTGGACACCTTCCGGGTTATACGGACGGACGGCAACAACCAGCCACCCGTCTTCCTGCGTCAATGCGCGCACATTCGTGCATACCTTCGGTGGCTGGCCGGCTTCGCCCGTCATCCGGGTTCCCAATTCCAGTTCCATGCCGTCCAACTGACAACGGGTCTTCACCTGCAACCCCTCCCCAAGCTCAAGCAACTGCGTCACCGCATGGTCTTCCAGCTTGCTCGGCAGGAGGCGCTTTCGCGATTCCGTGACGATCCAGAAGTCCAGCGACCAGCCATCGTGGAGCGGCGTCACCAGCCCATGCGGATCGACAATCGGATAGACGGCGACATCCGGCAGCCCGACCGCCGTCCAGTTGCGGTGCGTTAGATTGATGTGGCTGAAGGAAAACGCACGCGGGACGAAAGAGCGGCTAGCGGGATTGAACTGACGTTCCACCCAGAACGGCCACACCCAGTCGAGGTTGTGTTGGATCGCCTTGGCGTTAACCAAGCCGCGGGCATGGAACACGATCCCGGCTCGCAGCAATTCGAACGGCTCGGCGACCTCCGACGGCTGCGCGAAGCCACGGATCCGAGCCAGTATGGTCGCCGGATCCAGCACCCCGTAGCGGCGTGCAGCATGCTTTACGAAGAACCTCCATGGCAGCAGATTTAACATGAACTCGTCTAGATCGCAGTTCGTGTTCCACCGGCTGATTCCTTGTTCCAAGGGACCCGGCAAAGTGCCACAAATGCGAAGTGCAATTGCTGGAACCGTGCGGCGTGCAATCCTCCCACTCCCGGCCCACAGCAAGGAATTCTGCTCTAACCGCAGGATCCCGATGGGGCCAAACGCTCCGAAACGCTGGACCTTCATTCACCCTCCCGCCAAAGTCCTCCGACCATGGAATCTGCCGATCTTGGCCACCCGCTGATTTCTCACCTTCCGATCCCCCGGAGCCGCCTCGGGGCAACTGAAGGCGAAGAGATTGGCAAGCGGCCGGACTCACAGATCAATGTCCTCAGCGACGCCCGCTTCCGCCACGTCTATTTCCGCGGACTCAACCCGGTGGGAAGCAAAAGGAAGAACGACGCCATACGCCCCCCCCAGCCCCCTGCGCTCACCGGACCCCAGTCGCCCAAAGATGCCGACACCCGATTTCTTCGCCGGATCCTGGCTCAGGCCGGCCTGAGTCCGGCACTCTACCGCGCGGCACCGCTGGTCAGGCGCTTGCCTGCCTGCCTGCGCGCCCTCCGGGTGGAATGTTCCGCAGCTGCGGAGCGATTGTTGGCCGCCAATCCCGCACTGGTGTCCAAGGCACTGGAGTCGCTG
This window encodes:
- the ligD gene encoding DNA ligase D, coding for MAIAKSTKRGAALKKYREKRNFRQTPEPGGKKARQAGNSFVVQEHHARSHHFDFRLEIDGVLVSWAVPKGIPEELSSKRLAVHVEDHPLEYGGFEGTIPEGNYGAGNVAIWDKGTWEPLEKNWRKDFAKGKMKFALHGQRLSGPYLLARMSEEPNWLLRKLDPATHPEALEAEPESEVAAFVPPQLARPVTTVPEGKEWLHELKYDGYRLIAVRKKGEVRLFTRNQLDWTARFAELAKRLEALKGGDFVLDGEAVVFDSKGRSSFGALQEALKSGKGIDFVAFDLLHLDGRNLRGLTLSKRLEHLAKLVPKETGPVRRSKTWPSGEGVELFQQSCKLGLEGIISKRSHGTYQPESRRDWTKSKCRPRQEFIICGFTEPKGSCPAFGALLLGSVENGRMVPRGKVGTGFTDQSRHRLLKQMKPLATSRAPFPASERGVTWVEPRLVAEVDFAELTRDGAIRQGSFVSLREDKPASEVHVDPVEATGGRGSVVAGVEISNSDRVVYPDDGVTKLEVARYYERVGELMLPHVADRPLALLRTPEGIAGEKFFQKSFKSHVPEHVKVKTLDDGTEILFIHDVAGLISLAQFGVIELHPWGSRLPLVDKPDVLVWDLDPDEKVPWKETLGAAFLLRDCLADYGLETRVKSSGGKGIHVVMHIKRQHGWDFMKPFTKAVAAKVAEKNPQRFIITSSKSKRSGKIYIDWLRNGRGATCIAPWALRARPGAPISMPVEWDELAEMGPRGFTIREPVKEPASWKSIEPQHLPVSLVREISGGS
- a CDS encoding non-homologous end joining protein Ku, with protein sequence MPRSIWKGAIEFGLVNIPVSLTAAEVKPDVQLHMVDSKNHARIRYERVNADSGEEVPWDRMVRGYEYEEGQFILLSDQDLEAVQPKLTKTIGISDFVDLNDIDPLLFDKPYYLEPEKRGRKAYVLLREALRKTGKAGISRVVIRTREYLSAMFVREDALVLMLLRFPQEIRAVSKLDLPSSEEADVGKREMDLALRLIHDMAAKWDPKDYHDEYRDALMTFIEKKIETGETVEDVKQSDAGEKEPARGKVVDLADYLERSLGKKPATTPSKTAKAKPAAKKAAKKAAKKTARKKAKSA
- a CDS encoding superoxide dismutase family protein: MKANQTLGASGFAILALLAPFLNAQESTSPLSAHSSSAEMKKLVAIIRPIGNSNVRGSVVFDKVDDGILINAKIGGLTPNAHHAIHIHEFGDLGSEDASSAGDHFNPGDHSHAIPDESERHAGDLGNLQADGDGNAVLTLVVNNITLDAGKRGIIGRAVIVHAKADDGGQPSGNAGDRIAAGVIGISKDARPEPAPPTPKPPGEGKPAEPEQKETRPTTPDTDVSVDE
- a CDS encoding DUF892 family protein, encoding MKTFDDVLAAELKELFSAQRQWLLALPAMIRSSSRSKLAEHFRREARETKRHIERIEEIAEMLGITPRGRVHAPMKELVKAAHEILGDETDGVISDARLIIVAQRVAHLLICGYGTARTLARVLGHEAVEALLATSLAEKEADDRSLTSLAIDLYTVAGPADPVAPVLDEPFRP
- a CDS encoding endonuclease/exonuclease/phosphatase family protein: MNRTRLASRLLGVKLPVGEAEHPGLIILQIDGLSRSQFEYAIEKGNLPFLSKLMRRGHFTLESFYSGVPSTTPAVQGEIFYGVRAAVPGFQFLHRESGKVMRMYEAESAAAIEAELRERGEQPLLEGGCGYSNIYRAGTAFSRYCSQDLASTELVRRVNPLKWLVLGLVYLPKLLRMAGLALLEFAIALADAVKGFYERENVLSELIFVPARVVVCILLREAIRFRILLDIERGVPVIHGNFLGYDEQSHRRGPRSAFAHWTLKGIDRAIRDIFRAGDHSAYRDYEVIVHSDHGQEHTIPYERKYGRELHSAVAEVFSTGPMAGTEVWMRRRSELLGDTMGRFRNLMGMQSDSVASGTPQPESQIIVTAMGPLGHIYLPRPLASEELENYALELVKSAGVPLVLLPQEDGTVRAFNGRGQWSLPTHAAEVLGASHPFLAEVTQDLVALCFHPNAGNLLISGWDPEGEPLSFPMENGAHCGPGSEETRGFLLVPDRIRRWHHARLPATGTRVRGEDLRKIGLHFLGRDGTREERVAERLQRDRELPLRVMTYNIHSCVGLDGKVRPERVARVINHFDPDIIAVQEVDCHRLRSRGYDQAQLIADHLRMTHVFHAMFEEQRERYGIALFSRHPFTTIRADYLTEADPRLFREARGAIWVKVEPEGGKPFHFVNTHFGLGRAERVRQADELLGERWLGTVPADEPVVVAGDFNSGPRSRALQRLRQRFRDVQLAVPGHVPIPTFSSACPLLRIDHVFVSEHFTVEGVDQPFSPVARIASDHLPLCAELTLR